From the Dendrosporobacter quercicolus genome, the window CGCGCAACGCCATTATCCAGCCCCTCCAGTGCAATGTGCTGCAGTTTAAAAAAATAAACTAAGCTAAAGCTGCAATTGCTTTTATGCTTAGTTTATACATCATTGTATGGCCACACACCTGTTTTTTTTATCATAATACCAAATACTCCGGATGTCAATACACCGGTTTTCAGATGAACTCCAGCAGCTCCAGGTTCCGCTGGAGTTCCAGGTTTATCAGCTGGCCGTCAGCGGTTCGAACGATAGGCCGGCAAACTTTTTGCTGACCGATATGGATAATCCAGGCCAACTGCCCGTCACTTAAGCGTACGCTGGCGCCAATACAGCTATTTTTCAGGTAGGTTAAAAAGGTATTGCAAACATAAGGATCCAGTTGGGAGTACATTTGCTCCAGTAAAACTTCAGCCGCCAGAAGTGGTGTCTGTTTGCTGCGGTAAACCCTGGTTGTCGTCATCGCATCATACACATCAGCCACCGCAATAATCGCGGCATAATCACAGATTTCCTGACCAGTCCGCCCTTTAGGATAACCACTGCCGTCCTTACGTTCATGATGCTGCAATACCGCCATCTTAACTTTTTGCGGTACTGCAAGCTCTTTAAGCAGCTTATAGCCATACTCCGGATGTTTCCGGATTTCCTGCATTTCGCCGTCAGTAAGCCGGGCAGGCTTATTTAAAATATAAACCGGCACTTGCACTTTGCCAATGTCATGCAATAGTCCGGCTAAAATCAAATCCGCTAACTCCCGGCCCTGGTACTTGCACCATTTTCCAATAATCCCGGCAATAATGGCTACATTTAAGGAATGGCGGTAAGTGTAACAGTCCTGCTTTTGAATCTTACGCAAACATTCCAGAATTCCCCTGGTTTCTATCATCGGGTTAATCGAAAAATCAACCAGTTCCTGCATTTGGGCCAGGGGAACTTCATTAAAAATCCGGACATGCTCAAAAGCAAGTTTTAGACTGACCATAATTTTTTCATATTTTTTTTCAAAATTACTCAAAGCCTGCTCGGATCGGCAACAAGGGCTATCCACAACATATACAGAGTTAAGCTTTAAAGCCTTCAAATGCTTAATATGAGCGCGGGTTATTGTTGTACCCTCCGCCAGTAGAAAACTACTGTCAATAGAAACGACGTCTTT encodes:
- a CDS encoding HD-GYP domain-containing protein; the encoded protein is MSEKELKNLDNLSNGYTTKKLCRIDNLKTGMKLGKDVVSIDSSFLLAEGTTITRAHIKHLKALKLNSVYVVDSPCCRSEQALSNFEKKYEKIMVSLKLAFEHVRIFNEVPLAQMQELVDFSINPMIETRGILECLRKIQKQDCYTYRHSLNVAIIAGIIGKWCKYQGRELADLILAGLLHDIGKVQVPVYILNKPARLTDGEMQEIRKHPEYGYKLLKELAVPQKVKMAVLQHHERKDGSGYPKGRTGQEICDYAAIIAVADVYDAMTTTRVYRSKQTPLLAAEVLLEQMYSQLDPYVCNTFLTYLKNSCIGASVRLSDGQLAWIIHIGQQKVCRPIVRTADGQLINLELQRNLELLEFI